The following DNA comes from Streptococcus canis.
GGTATTGTCCATGCAGCAGTTATCGGGGATAATTATCCTAGCAAGTGGAAAAAAGGAACTGGAATTGATTCATGGAATATGTATGTCCGTCAATGTACTTCTTTTGTGGCTTTTCGATTAAGTTCAGCCAACGGTTTTCAATTACCTAGAGGTTATGGCCATGCTTACACCTGGGGTCACATTGCGAAAAAACAAGGTTACTCCGTTAATAAAACACCTAAAGTTGGGGCTGTAGCTTGGTTTGATACAGATGCTTACCAATCAAACCCTATTTATGGTCATGTCGCCTGGGTAGCGGAAGTTCGCGGTGATCAGGTTATCATTGAAGAATACAATTACAATGCCGGTCAAGGTCCTGAAAAATACCATAAACGCCAAATTCCCAAACACCAAGTAAGCGGCTATATCCATTTTAAAGATTTACCAGCGGACGCAAATCATTCTCAAGAAAAACAGCAACCAGCTACTCAAACTCCGACTAATCAAAGCGGGACCTATCATTTTACCACTCAAGTTCCTATTAAAGCACAGGCGCAATTAGCAAGTCCAGATCTTGCCCATTATAGTGCTGGTCAATCAGTCCACTACGATCAAATCTTGACTGCTGAGGGGTATGAATGGCTCAGCTACCTCAGTTTTGCGGGTAACAGACGCTATATTCCTATAAAAAAATTGTCACAGTCCACTTCACAAGTTCCTGAGACAAAATTACCAATCAATGTGGGGGACACAGTGACTTTCCCTGGTGTTTTCCGCGTCGATCGCATTGTCAACAATTTATTGGTCAATGAGGAACTAGCTGGTGGTGACGCAACCTCCCTCAACTGGCTAGATCCAACACCACTTGATGAAACAGATAACAACGGCAAGGTATCGGGAGACCAAATTTTCCGCATTGGCGAATCCTTTATTGTCCCTGGTCACTATAAAGTATTGAAGGTTGACCGACCAAGTAATGGCATCTATGTCAAAATTGGTTCTCGTGGCACATGGTTAAGTGCTGACAAGGCTAACAAAGTTTAGCAATACAAATTTCTCTTCTTTTATTCTCTATAATAAAAAGGTGTCGTTCTTAGTAAACGACACCTTTTTGCTTTAATGTCTAAAATGTCTGATGCCTGTAAACACCATTACCATTCCATGTTTATTGGCTGCGTCAATGGACTCTTGATCTCTGACCGAACCCCCTGGCTGGATAATCGCTTTAATTCCTGCGGCAGCAATTTCTTCAATATTATCTGCAAAAGGGAAGAAAGCATCCGATGCAAGAACGGCACCATCAAGATGCTCTTTAGCCTGATCAATGGCAATACGCACCGATGCCACACGATTGGTTTGACCTGGCCCCACACCTAAAGTCATGTGATCGTTAGTTACAATGATGCCATTTGACTTAACGTATTTAATGGCCTTCCAAGCAAATTCAAGAGCGGAGACTTCCTGTTCTGTCGGTTGACGATCCGTAACTACCTGCCAGTTGGCTGGATTTTCCTTGACAA
Coding sequences within:
- a CDS encoding SH3 domain-containing protein, producing the protein MKKCHQFLVSGAILLSVNGAVSAVATALKPEQTGIVHAAVIGDNYPSKWKKGTGIDSWNMYVRQCTSFVAFRLSSANGFQLPRGYGHAYTWGHIAKKQGYSVNKTPKVGAVAWFDTDAYQSNPIYGHVAWVAEVRGDQVIIEEYNYNAGQGPEKYHKRQIPKHQVSGYIHFKDLPADANHSQEKQQPATQTPTNQSGTYHFTTQVPIKAQAQLASPDLAHYSAGQSVHYDQILTAEGYEWLSYLSFAGNRRYIPIKKLSQSTSQVPETKLPINVGDTVTFPGVFRVDRIVNNLLVNEELAGGDATSLNWLDPTPLDETDNNGKVSGDQIFRIGESFIVPGHYKVLKVDRPSNGIYVKIGSRGTWLSADKANKV